The Bosea sp. AS-1 region TCGGGCAAGACCACGACGCTGAACGTCCTCTCCGGCCTCTACAAGGCGACAGCCGGGAGCATCGTGCTGAACGGGCGCGACGTCACCGACCTGCCGCCGCATGCCCGCACCGCGGCCGGTCTCGGCCGCACCTTCCAGAACATCCGGCTCTGGCGCTCGATGACGGCGCTGGAGAACGTCATGGTCGGCGCGGAGCGGCCCGAAAGCCCCGCCGGAAACGACCCGGCGGCGCTGATGGCCCGGGCTCGGGCGGCGCTGGCCTTCGTCGAGCTGGAGGATCGGGCCGACGAGGTGGTTGCGAGCTTCTCCTATGGCCACCAGAGGGCGGTCGAGATTGCGCGTGCACTCGCCGGCGACCCGGTGCTGCTCCTGCTCGACGAGCCGGGAGCGGGCCTCAATTCCTCGGAGAAGGTCGAGTTGCGCAACCTGCTCAAGCGCATCTCGGCCCGCGGTCTCACCATCCTGATCATCGACCACGACATGACGCTGGTGAGCGAGGTCGCCCAGCACATCACCGTGCTGAATTTCGGCCGCCGCATCGCCGACGGCTATTCAGCCGATGTGCTGAAGCATCCCGACGTGATCGCGGCTTATCTGGGAACGGCGCCCGATGTCCCTGCTTGAACTCAAATCCGTCGTTGTCCGCTATGGCGAGGTCGAGGCCGTCGACGGCATCTCGCTCGTCGTCGAGGCAGGCGAGGTCGTCACCCTGCTCGGCTCGAACGGAGCCGGCAAGTCGACGACGCTGCGCGCCATCTCCGGGCTGGTGAAGCCGGCCTCGGGCGACATCCTCTTCGAGGGGCAGTCCATCGTCGGCCTGCGGCCCGAGGAGATCGTCAGGCGCGGCATCGCGCATGTGCCGGAGGGACGCCACGTCTTTCCGGGGCTGAGCGTGCGCGAGAACATCATGCTCGGCGCCTCCAATCGAAGCGGGCTGAAGACCGCGCAGATCAAGCGGGAAGCAGACGAGATGTTCGACCTCTTCCCCGATATCCGCCGCTTCGCCAACGCGCTGG contains the following coding sequences:
- a CDS encoding ABC transporter ATP-binding protein, whose protein sequence is MSLLELKSVVVRYGEVEAVDGISLVVEAGEVVTLLGSNGAGKSTTLRAISGLVKPASGDILFEGQSIVGLRPEEIVRRGIAHVPEGRHVFPGLSVRENIMLGASNRSGLKTAQIKREADEMFDLFPDIRRFANALGWTLSGGQQQMVAVARGLMAKPRILLLDEPSLGLAPVIVQAVFAIIAEIRRRGTTVLLVEQNARMGLSVADRGYVLETGKLVLSGTPDQLWSNEEIRAAYLGGRTAAA